The following coding sequences are from one Triticum dicoccoides isolate Atlit2015 ecotype Zavitan chromosome 4A, WEW_v2.0, whole genome shotgun sequence window:
- the LOC119284260 gene encoding uncharacterized protein LOC119284260, with translation MAFSFQAAALLLLPASDGAALMGKLQPAATGASTTGGGAATRGARRCWSQMVASLNGRPVLLQPDILELEPLPSVASTGESLHVVETDGWAVRFLLEPLLRFAGTAKSFCFNQVLEVFVVAVMASAVACVAGDDSATMAATATTEKLLLATCFLLRVGNLYQRGWRANVNGTAGGLRQRRWWPAMVEDGDTCSRRNS, from the exons ATGGCCTTCTCCTTTCAAGCTGCTGCACTGCTACTCCTTCCCGCATCTGACGGTGCCGCGCTGATGGGCAAGCTACAGCCAGCTgctaccggagcttcaaccactggTGGCGGAGCTGCAACTCGCGGGGCCCGTCGGTGCTGGAGCCAGATGGTGGCGAGCTTGAACGGGCGCCCCGTTTTGCTGCAACCGGACATCCTAGAGCTGGAACCGTTGCCCTCCGTTGCCTCAACCGGAGAAAGTCTTCACGTCGTGGAGACGGACGGGTGGGCTGTGAG atttttgctggaaccactaCTAAGATTTGCTGGAACCGCCAAATCATTTTGCTTCAACCAAGTACTCGAGGTTTTTGTGGTGGCAGTCATGGCGAGCGCGGTGGCATGTGTGGCCGGCGATGACAGCGCTACCATGGCTGCAACGGCGACGACGGAAAAGCTGCTACTGGCGACTTGTTTTTTGCTGCGAGTAGGAAATCTCTACCAGCGGGGATGGAGAGCTAATGTGAACGGGACTGCCGGAGGGTTGCGACAGCGGAGATGGTGGCCGGCGATGGTGGAAGACGGAGACACTTGCAGCCGGCGTAATAGTTGA